GGCCAGCTTCACCAGGATGACGCGGATGTCCTGCGCCATCGCGATGATCATCTTCCGAAAGTTCTCCGCCTGCTTCTCCTCCTGGGAGAGGGTGGCAGAGGCCGAGAACTTGGAGAGCTTGGTCACCCCATCGACGAGCTGGGAGACCTCGGGGCCGAACAGCTCCGTGAGTTCCTCGGCCGTGGCCAAGGTGTCCTCGATGGTGTCGTGGAGAAGGCCCGTCACGATGGAGGCCTCGTCGAGCTTGAGCTCGGCGAGGATTCCAGCGACCTCGAGCGGATGCACCAGGTAGGGCTCGCCAGACTTGCGCAGCTGCCCTTGGTGCACCTTGGCTGAGTAGACGTACGCCTTCTTGATGATGTCCAGATCAGGGTCCGGGTGGTACGAGGCGACCCGCTGGAGGATGTCGTTGAGGCGAATCATGAAGAAGCTGTCCCAATCGTAACTTTGCTACCCAGACGGGGCAACGGCGCGTATGCATCGTCCCACGCCAGCGTGCCTTCTCCCCTCATTCAAAGCATTCGCGTTCGTTGACCCCGCGTTTTTAGGACCCTTAAAGTCGGCCCCGCTCATGTCACAGCTCCTGCTGTCCGCTCTTGCCGTGGTCTGCCCGAACTGTGACGGCCACAACCCGCCCCGCGCGGCCACCTGCGGCCTCTGTGGGACGGCCCTGGCCGACGCACCCCCTCCCCGTACCACCCCCTCACGGCCTGCCCCCCCGGCCGCTCGCACGGCCGCCGCCGCGCGTCCTACCGCCGTGGCCCCTGCCTCCAAGGCCGCATCCGCCGAGGCGGTCCCTCCTGGACTCAGACCGTCCGCAGGCCGCACACCTTCACCCACATCCGCTGGGGTACCTGTTGACCCTGGTGGGACACCTCCGTCCTCTGGGGCCTCTGGACGCACCGGGGGGGGCGCCGCGGCCCATCCTCGGGTCGGCTCCCCGGAAGGAGCGCCCAGGGCTCCGGCCGCCGCCCGGCCTCCCCATCCGGGACCTGGCGAACGGCCCGCGCCTCCCGTCCCGGAGGCTCAACCCACCGCCCGGCCCGCCACCCGCCCAGCGCCGGCGGCCTCTCGGTTCGGCCTCAGCATCGTGGCGGGCGCGAGCCGGGGACAGCGCTACAAGCTTCCCGCGAGCAACTGTGTGGTGGGCCGCAGCCGGGGCGCCATCCTCCTGCCGGAGGACCACTTCGTCTCCGCGCTCCATGCGACCTTCCTCGTGAAGGAAGGCGCGCTCTTCGTCCGCGACGAGACGAGTGCCTCGGGCGTCTATGTCACCATCCCGGGGACAGAAGCCATCACGCCCCGCACCCTCTTCAGCGCGGGCTTGAGGCTCTTCCGCTTCAGCGGGCGCATCGAGGTGCCGGTGAACCTGCCCGGGCAGCCCATCATCTATGGCGCCCCCATGCCGCTCGGCCAGGCGCTCTACGCGGTCGAGGAGATCCTGGTCGGCGGGCGCGCGGGCCGTGCGGTGGTGTCCGCCGCGGCGCTGCTCACCATCGGGCAAGCCCACTGCGATCTCAGCTACCCCCAAGATGAGGGGCTCGCGGGCCGCCACTGCGAGCTCAGTCCGACCCCCACGGGTGCCATGTTGAGGGATCTCTCGGGCGGGCTGGGCACGTACATCCGCATCCCCGCTGGCATCGAACGGCCCTTGCGCCAAGGAGACCGCGTCCGCATCGGACAGCACCTGTTGCAGGTGGAGGCGCTCGGCTGAGCCCTTCCCCTCAGGGAGTGGGGGCTCCGGCGACGCTCTTGCGCTGCTCCACGATGTACGAGCGGGCCACGGAGGCAGGCGCATCCCTCAGGTGACGGGACCACCAGGCCAGCGCCTCCCCAGGAAGCTCGTGCTGCCAGTAGACCTCGCCCAACTTGAGTGACAGCTCCGGCTTGGGATTGAGCTGAAAGGCGTTCTTGTAGTGGGTGGCGGCCAAGTCCAAGCGGCCGCGTTGGTACTGCTGGTCCCCCTCCATCTCGTACTCACGGGACTTCGGCACATTGAGGGCCTGTGCGGGAATCTCCTGCGAGTGGAGAGGCGTGGAGAAATCCGGCCCTTGGGTTTGGATGTCCTCTTTGCGAGGAACCGGGGCGTTCTTGGGAATCGAGTAGGGGGCGGTCGCCGCATCCCCATTGAAGAAGTAGTAGTAGGCGAGCGCGCCCGCGGCGAGCACCAAGGTGAGGGTGAGCACCTTGAAGAAACCGAGCCCGCCGGGGTTGTCCGGCGCGAGGGCCACGGTCGACTCCTCCAGCTTGTCGCTGGAAGGCATCGGGTTGGGCGTCGTCTGGATCAGTTCCGGCACCGCGCGAACGGTGGCCTCGGCGGCGTCCCAATCCCGAACGGTTCCGGGCTGGGTGGCCAGATGGCTGCCGCCCGTCCCTCGGCGCGGCAAGGGTGCCAGCACGGGCGAGGACATGGGCGCGGCCGCAGCCCCGGACCTCCGGGGGGCGGGCTCGCTGCGGCGCCGCTCCCGATGCTCGAGCGCATGCAACTCGGCCTTGAAGGCCTCGGCGTTGGCAGGCCGGTCGTCGGGATCCTTGGACAAGGCCCGGAGAATGAGCCGCTCCATGCCCACGGAGATGCGCGCCTCGGGCCGCCGCTTGGACGGAGGGGGAGGCTCTTCGGTGAGGTGCTTGGTGGCAAAGCCGACCGCCGAGTCGGACTCGAACGGCAGCAGCCCTGTCGTGAGCTGATAGAGCAGGACGCCCACCGCATAGAGATCCGAGCGGTGATCCACCGAGGCGCCCCGGGCCTGCTCCGGAGACATGTACTCCGGGGTGCCGCACACGAAGCCAGCCCGGGTGAGCGCCGGACCGTCTTCGCCCGA
This genomic window from Stigmatella ashevillena contains:
- a CDS encoding serine/threonine-protein kinase, which translates into the protein MLCPSCGADARESSKYCPACGSSLVRTVAEADEYIGKTLAKKYRVEALIGEGGMGKVYRSRQLALDKPVVLKVLRQSLLSDERTVARFQREAKAASRLNHPNSISILDFGQADDGALFIAMEFVPGQDLHQLLNREWPLAEGRVIRIVSQVLSALSDAHGAGVIHRDLKPENIMVEQRRNDVDFVKVLDFGIAKITDSSGEDGPALTRAGFVCGTPEYMSPEQARGASVDHRSDLYAVGVLLYQLTTGLLPFESDSAVGFATKHLTEEPPPPSKRRPEARISVGMERLILRALSKDPDDRPANAEAFKAELHALEHRERRRSEPAPRRSGAAAAPMSSPVLAPLPRRGTGGSHLATQPGTVRDWDAAEATVRAVPELIQTTPNPMPSSDKLEESTVALAPDNPGGLGFFKVLTLTLVLAAGALAYYYFFNGDAATAPYSIPKNAPVPRKEDIQTQGPDFSTPLHSQEIPAQALNVPKSREYEMEGDQQYQRGRLDLAATHYKNAFQLNPKPELSLKLGEVYWQHELPGEALAWWSRHLRDAPASVARSYIVEQRKSVAGAPTP
- a CDS encoding FHA domain-containing protein, with the translated sequence MAGASRGQRYKLPASNCVVGRSRGAILLPEDHFVSALHATFLVKEGALFVRDETSASGVYVTIPGTEAITPRTLFSAGLRLFRFSGRIEVPVNLPGQPIIYGAPMPLGQALYAVEEILVGGRAGRAVVSAAALLTIGQAHCDLSYPQDEGLAGRHCELSPTPTGAMLRDLSGGLGTYIRIPAGIERPLRQGDRVRIGQHLLQVEALG